In Thermococcus gorgonarius, the genomic window GGAAGAGCTCTAGCAAAGCTTTTTAACCCCCCACTCATGAACTCAGTTAGGTGTCCCTAATGGAGTTGAAGGCTTTCATCGAGATCACGAGGCCGCACAACTGCCTGCTGGCAGGTCTTGTTGGCGTTCTCGGTTCAATAGTAGCGATAGGGCACCTTCCAAGCGCCGTTAAAACCGTCCTGATCTTCCTTGTTGTCACTTTGGGCTGCGCCGGCGGAAACACGATAAACGACTACTTTGATTACGAGATAGACAAGATAAATCGCCCCGAAAGACCGCTCCCCAGGGGCGCGATGAAAAGATCAACGGCCCTGTGGTATTCGTTCCTTCTCTTCGCGGTTGGGTTGGCTCTATCGGTTTTCATAAACCTCTACGCTTTCTTATTGGCGCTGGTGGCGTACGCTGCAATGGTACTCTACGCCTGGAAGCTCAAACCCATGCCACTAATAGGCAACCTTACCGTTGCGGCCTTAACGGGTGCAACCCCGCTTTACGGTGCGGTTGGTGTTGGAAAAATTGGTCTCGCGGGAACGCTTGCCCTCTGTGCCTTTCTTGTGAACGTGGCCAGGGAAATCGTGAAGGACATTGAAGACGTTGAGGGTGATCTAGAAAAAGGCGCCAGAACCCTTCCAATACTCATCGGAAAGAGAAAAGCGGCCTATATTGCTTCCTTCTTTGGAGTCCTGACAGTTATCGCGTCCTTCCTCCCCGTTAAAGCAGGCGTTGGTGTTGGATACTATGCCATGCTCCCTGTGGATGCGATAATCCTTTACGCCAGCTACATAATCCTGAGGGACCAGAGCAAAGAAACCGCTCACAAGTCCCAGTTACTGCTCAAAGTGAGCATATTCCTGGCCGTTGCGGCCTTTCTCATAGCAGCAATAGTGTGAGGTGAGAGGGATGGAGTTTAAGGAGGAAATCCTGAAGGCTCTCGAAGGGGACGAACTCTGGACTGTCCTCACTTTTAAAACCCCTCACGGACCCGGGGTGACCCTTCAGAAGCTTGTGGACATCGTTGAGGAGGCCGGCTGGAAAGTCCTCTTTAAGGCAAACTGGTGGACTGCGGACATACCCTACGGTCTCGCTAGACTCGACCTTAAAAAAGGAGACAGGGAGAAGATACTCCTAGGTAAGTGGATACTTGGAGATAAATGCCTCCTGATAAAGCTTGAAAACATGCCCCTGGAAAAGGGGCGTGACGAGTTCTTCAGAATGGTGGACAGCATAACCTCAACGCTGATCCACGATCCTGTTATAAGGACAATGAGGGAGCAGTACTGATTCTTCTCCTTTTATCTTCCAGGGATTAAAGGAAAAAAGTCATAAAGGCTCGTAGTAACCCGTTTCGGGCTCGTAGATTTCTCCCTCCGCAAGAAGGCGTGTTATGGCCTCTTCTATGAGCTCCTCATCGAACTCCTTGGAGAGCTTTTTAACGATGAACCTGTGGGATAGAGGTTTGGCCTTTTCCCTCAGCAGATCCATGACTGCTTTTTTGGCTTTTTCAAGTTCTGGATTTTCTTCTGGTTTCTCCTCTTCAATCTCCTCCTCGAAGAGCTCCTCCTCAAGCTCGGCACTTCTCTGCTCGAGCATCAGGGTGTAGAGCTCGTCTATTGTGAGGAGAAGGTCTTCGCTGACACCTTTGTTCTTTGCTATAACCTTGGCCTTTGCCGTTATGCCGTAGCGGTCGTATATCTCAAAGGCAGTCTTGGCCTTTACTGCGTGCTCTGCCTTTTCTTTCAGCGTCTCAAAGCGGTGGAGGATCATCATGTTGGGATCTACCTTGGCAACGCCCTCCACAAGTATCTGCTTGTCGTCGCGCCACTCCGCTACTTTTCCTATGACCTGGACAAGGTCGCCTTTCTTAACGAGCTTGACGAAGCGGGTATCATCGCGGAAGGCAAGGGCCCATATTGTACCAGTTCCGTCGTCGAGCTGGAACTTTCCATAGGTCTCGTCATCGCTGATGAACGGTTCCCTGACAACTGTGGCAACGACCTTTACGCGGTAAACCTTCCTTGCATCCTTTGTTATCAGATAGTTGGGTTCAAGGTCCCCGTCGCTTTTGATGTAGTAGCCATCTAGAATGTCGCTGATGTAGACCCTGCTCGCTGGGAGGCGCTTTTTCATAGCTCTTCACCTCCTTCCCAGAAAGCCGTTATCTTCCGAATCTTGGGGAGGTATTCCCTTTCGAGCTCCCTTATTTCCTCAAGGGCATCCAGATCGGCACCGCTGAAGTCCTGGATGACCTCACCGTAAATGTGGATTCCACTTTCTTCCCTTATCACCCTTCCGATAACTCTGACGAGCTGTCCCGGCTCTGGAAGAACGTTGTCCTCGCTCTCGATAAGAATAACACCAGTACCGTCGTCGATCCAGAAGGTATAGTCCATCTTGTCGATCTTGAAAGCCTTTCCTATGAGAGCGACACGGGTATCTTCTTCGCTTATCTCCGCTATCTTCCTCTCAACAGCAGGTTTTCTCCTTCTAAAGGTTTGTTCTTCCATTTACATCACCCCTGAAGCTCGGAATCTACCTTTTTGAGGGCCTCCTTAAGCTCGCTTTTAATGAGGCCAAGTTCTCTCCTGTAGTCTACTGGATCCCAGCCGAAGGCCTTCAGTATTAGACCAAAGAACTTGTCGTCCACCACGTTACCCCTAACGACGATTTCCTGTCCGAGAACTGTGTAAAACTCTTCCTCAGCGAGTTTTCTGGAGGCTTCCTTGGGGGTTGCCCCTGCCTCGATAAGTTCATTCTGCTTCTGGTATATCTCCTCTGGATCCGCACCCAGAAGGTCGGCGGCGTCTTCCCCGAAGAGGGTGACTCTGATGTAGCCGGAGCCGTCGTCCAGGCCGAAGTCCACAACCGTGATCTTTACGGGCTCGACTTCGCCGTGCTCAATGCAGATCCACTTCTCAGTGGCGGGATCGTAATCAACTTTTCTCCTGCACTGCGGGCAGGCGTTGTACACGGTCACGCGGTAAAGCCTTGCTATTGTTCCTCTCAGTTCAATGAACTTCTCACCGCCCATTAGATCGGCTATCTTGACGCGTCTGTAGTTATAGCTCCTGACTTCCTCGAGTGGGGGTAGCTCTTCAACGCGCGGATCATCCTTGGGGTTGAGAATTATCCTGCTCCTGAAATTGACGTGCAGTTCAACGCCGTTTCTGCCTTCTCTGACCGATGGGTCGATGACCTTGATGACGTCGCCAGGGTTTATCTCGTTGTAGTACTTCGAAACCTGGGAATCCCAGAGAACGAGTCTGGTTTTACCCGTAGAGTCGTAGATAACCATGCTCGCCACGAGGCCTTTACTCCCGTCTTTCTTCACGTACTCCCTGGGGGGATACTTCCTGAGAACCCTCGCAACGATGTTCACCCTTTCCATGCCTGGAACAAGATCGGCTATGTGAAGGGGCTCTTCCTCACCTTCTATGCTTACACCCAGTTCTTCTGCCAGAAGTAAAGCAGCGGCGTGTTCACCTATGCCTTCCCTTCTCATTATTTCCTTGATTCTCTCCTCAATCTCGTCGAGGCTCATCCCAGTCTTGGACCGGATGAGGTTCACTATGTCGTCCTTTGTAAGCACCATCATAGAACTCACCTAAATGGTAATCGTTGCCCGAGGTATTTAAGCTTTTCTAAGCCTTTATCAGCCCTTCAAGGGATTAAACTTCTTACTTTCGCAGAAAATGGATAACTGAAGGTTCTAAAAAACTTCAAGAAGACTCTTCAACCCCTTCATTTTTTTCAGCTTCGGCCTCAGTTTCGGTCTCGGCAGAACTCTCGCCTTCGAGTTTGGCTATGATGTCCGTGTACTCGGCGTGGACTACCTTCTTGAAGGCTTCTTTGATTATCATCGGATCGTTCTCCGGGAAGCCATACAGTTCGGCGAACTTCTGGGTCGTGCCAAGGAGTTTTGTCCTCTCGTAGGGTTCAGCGTAAATAAGCCCCATCTCCACGAGCTTTTTGATGTGCTCGTAGGCCTGACTTCCGCGGAGCTTTATGATCTTGCTCTGTTCTATGGGCTGAAGGTAGGCGATAAGGGCCAGAGTCTTCAGCTCGCCCGTCCTCAGGTCGGGCCTCGGCATGAGGTGAATAACCTTCTGGCTGTACTCCTGCTTGACCTGCATGACGAACTTGTCCCCCAGAACCCTGACCACCTCTATGGCACTCTTTCTCTCCGCGTATTCAGCCGCTATGAGCTCTATGAGCTTTTCAAGGTAATCTAGGGATTTTATTCCCAGGGCCTTTGAGAGCTCCTTCAGACTCAGAGGCCTTCCAGAAACGAAGAGGGCCGCCTCAACCAAAGCCTTGTCCTCAAGCAGTCCCATGATTTTCACCCAGAAAAAATGGGAGGTTCGGCAAATAAAGTTTGCTGGAGTAGAGGGGAAAAGTAAAAAGGTTTCACTTTCTCCTCCGCAGGAGGATGGGAATCACTGAAAGGCCAATTATAGCGGCTGGGCCGCAGAGTCCTCCACCACCCTCGCTGGTCGTAGTTGTGGTGGCCGTGGGTCTGACGAATAGCTCGTACAGCTCGTTCGTCAGTTTCACTCCCTCGGTGGTGTTGTGACGGATTAAGTAGGTTACCCCTCCGACGATGAGTATGGTGCCGTTGTGGTCTATGGCCGTCTTTACAATCTCCGGCGTCGCTGAAACGTTGAATTCGCCCTCTATCACAGCCACCAGCTGGCCGTCATAGACTATCCCTATTGCCGGGACGCCGGTTATATGCGTTAAGTGTGAGATGTTCTCGAAGACCTCCATGTTGTGTCGGTTTCCGTTGAGCTCGTAGTAGGTGAGCTTGTCGGAACCATAAACTTCCGGGATCAGCTGCTTCATGTGCCTGCAGTGCGGGCAAGTTGAGAGGCCGTACATGTAGAAGTGAACCTTTGATTCATTGAACTCCCAGCTGGATGCAGATGCCACCGGCAGGATAAGGAATGCCAGTGATAGTGCAAGAGCCAATAGAGCCTTTTGGACTTTCATTTTACCACCCATACATCGTTTGGGGAAGTTGGGTTAAAACGTTTCCTCCACCAGATTTTTATACTCTGCTGGCGTGCATTAATCAAGGTGAAGGGCATGGAGATAGGGGTAAGTGTTTATCCGCACTTCATCACGAAGGACAAAACGCTGGCCTCCATACTGGCGGACGTTAAGATAAAGGACTACGACTTCGTGTCGATCTTCCCCCATACTCTTGGCCTCATCGTCAACGGCCAGGTCTTTGAGAAGAAACTCCGCAACATCGAGAACACCCTCAGGGGGGTCGGCATAGACTACATAATCAGGATGCCCACTTCCATGAACCTCAGGGATCACATCTACCACACGAGGCACTTCCGCGTTGCCAAGGCAGTGGCCGACGTGGCGATAAAGCTCGGGGCGAAGGTAATAGTCATGCAGAGCGGAAAAACCGGGAGGCTGGATCTCGAGATAGAGGCCCTTCAGCAGCTCGCCGATATGGTAAAGCCCTTTGGCATAAAGATAGCCCTGGAGAACACTTACAGCGTCAAGGACACACTCTACGTTGTGGACAACGTGAACAGGGACAACGTCGGCTTTGCCCTTGACGTTGCCCACGCCTTCCTCAGCGCCCAGGGCGACGAGAACAAACTGCTGGAGGATGTAAAGCTCGGAACCGACAAGACGATAATCCTGATGATCCACGATAACTTCGGAAAGCTCTTCCCGCAGGTTGAGCCCGAGGATGCTTTGGCTTATGGCGTCGGTGATCTGCACCTCCTGCCGGGGGAGGGCAAGATTCCCTTCAGCAAGATACTCAAGCTGTTCGGCGACGTTCCAATCCTACTCAAAGTAAAGGATCCAGAGAAGTTTGCCAAAGTTCCCACGAAGAAGGGCCTCATCGAGATTCTCACGAGCATTTGATCCTTTTCTCCGTTTTCCTTTAAGGGTTTAAAAATGGAAAGGCTCATTCCTCACCGAAGATAAGGTCGGCAAACCACTTTTCGTCGAAGGGCTTCAGGTCATCGTAGCCCTGGCCGACGCCGACGAAGAGTATCGGGGCACCGATAGCGTGGCTTATACTCAAGGCAGCGCCTCCCCTCGCGTCGGCGTCGAGTTTGGTAAGGATAACCCCGTCTATTCTAACAGCCTCGTTGAACTGCCTCGCCTGCTCTATTATTGAGTTTCCTGCCAGAGAATCGCCAACGAAGACAACCAGATCGGGCTTTGTGACGCGTACTATCTTCCTCATCTCGTCCATGAGGTTCCTGTTGCGCTCGTTTCTACCCGCTGTGTCGATGAGAACCACGTCTATGCCCCTGGCTTTTGCGTGCTGTATGGCGTCATAGGCCACAGCGGCGGGATCTGCTCCATAGGAGTGCTTTATCACCTTGACGCCAACTCTTTTGGCGTGTTCTTCGAGCTGTTCTATTGCTCCGGCCCTGAATGTATCGCTGGCCGCTATAACGACGCTGAAACCCTGTTTTTTAAGCCAGTGG contains:
- a CDS encoding geranylgeranylglycerol-phosphate geranylgeranyltransferase: MELKAFIEITRPHNCLLAGLVGVLGSIVAIGHLPSAVKTVLIFLVVTLGCAGGNTINDYFDYEIDKINRPERPLPRGAMKRSTALWYSFLLFAVGLALSVFINLYAFLLALVAYAAMVLYAWKLKPMPLIGNLTVAALTGATPLYGAVGVGKIGLAGTLALCAFLVNVAREIVKDIEDVEGDLEKGARTLPILIGKRKAAYIASFFGVLTVIASFLPVKAGVGVGYYAMLPVDAIILYASYIILRDQSKETAHKSQLLLKVSIFLAVAAFLIAAIV
- a CDS encoding ribonucleoside-triphosphate reductase; protein product: MEFKEEILKALEGDELWTVLTFKTPHGPGVTLQKLVDIVEEAGWKVLFKANWWTADIPYGLARLDLKKGDREKILLGKWILGDKCLLIKLENMPLEKGRDEFFRMVDSITSTLIHDPVIRTMREQY
- a CDS encoding OB-fold nucleic acid binding domain-containing protein encodes the protein MKKRLPASRVYISDILDGYYIKSDGDLEPNYLITKDARKVYRVKVVATVVREPFISDDETYGKFQLDDGTGTIWALAFRDDTRFVKLVKKGDLVQVIGKVAEWRDDKQILVEGVAKVDPNMMILHRFETLKEKAEHAVKAKTAFEIYDRYGITAKAKVIAKNKGVSEDLLLTIDELYTLMLEQRSAELEEELFEEEIEEEKPEENPELEKAKKAVMDLLREKAKPLSHRFIVKKLSKEFDEELIEEAITRLLAEGEIYEPETGYYEPL
- a CDS encoding replication protein RepA codes for the protein MEEQTFRRRKPAVERKIAEISEEDTRVALIGKAFKIDKMDYTFWIDDGTGVILIESEDNVLPEPGQLVRVIGRVIREESGIHIYGEVIQDFSGADLDALEEIRELEREYLPKIRKITAFWEGGEEL
- a CDS encoding OB-fold nucleic acid binding domain-containing protein is translated as MMVLTKDDIVNLIRSKTGMSLDEIEERIKEIMRREGIGEHAAALLLAEELGVSIEGEEEPLHIADLVPGMERVNIVARVLRKYPPREYVKKDGSKGLVASMVIYDSTGKTRLVLWDSQVSKYYNEINPGDVIKVIDPSVREGRNGVELHVNFRSRIILNPKDDPRVEELPPLEEVRSYNYRRVKIADLMGGEKFIELRGTIARLYRVTVYNACPQCRRKVDYDPATEKWICIEHGEVEPVKITVVDFGLDDGSGYIRVTLFGEDAADLLGADPEEIYQKQNELIEAGATPKEASRKLAEEEFYTVLGQEIVVRGNVVDDKFFGLILKAFGWDPVDYRRELGLIKSELKEALKKVDSELQG
- the scpB gene encoding SMC-Scp complex subunit ScpB; translation: MGLLEDKALVEAALFVSGRPLSLKELSKALGIKSLDYLEKLIELIAAEYAERKSAIEVVRVLGDKFVMQVKQEYSQKVIHLMPRPDLRTGELKTLALIAYLQPIEQSKIIKLRGSQAYEHIKKLVEMGLIYAEPYERTKLLGTTQKFAELYGFPENDPMIIKEAFKKVVHAEYTDIIAKLEGESSAETETEAEAEKNEGVEESS
- a CDS encoding CGP-CTERM sorting domain-containing protein, with protein sequence MGGKMKVQKALLALALSLAFLILPVASASSWEFNESKVHFYMYGLSTCPHCRHMKQLIPEVYGSDKLTYYELNGNRHNMEVFENISHLTHITGVPAIGIVYDGQLVAVIEGEFNVSATPEIVKTAIDHNGTILIVGGVTYLIRHNTTEGVKLTNELYELFVRPTATTTTTSEGGGGLCGPAAIIGLSVIPILLRRRK
- a CDS encoding sugar phosphate isomerase/epimerase family protein — translated: MEIGVSVYPHFITKDKTLASILADVKIKDYDFVSIFPHTLGLIVNGQVFEKKLRNIENTLRGVGIDYIIRMPTSMNLRDHIYHTRHFRVAKAVADVAIKLGAKVIVMQSGKTGRLDLEIEALQQLADMVKPFGIKIALENTYSVKDTLYVVDNVNRDNVGFALDVAHAFLSAQGDENKLLEDVKLGTDKTIILMIHDNFGKLFPQVEPEDALAYGVGDLHLLPGEGKIPFSKILKLFGDVPILLKVKDPEKFAKVPTKKGLIEILTSI
- the ftsY gene encoding signal recognition particle-docking protein FtsY is translated as MFGKLREKLKKFTKQVEEKIEEEEKTVISKEEEKKEEKAGLLDRLLQVEIKEKDVDDAIDELELELLEADVALEVVDELREKITEKLVGKKVRIGSDKGKIIEEAVKEAVLEVLTPPRRIDLVEEIRKKEEKPYVIAFVGFNGSGKTTTIAKLAHWLKKQGFSVVIAASDTFRAGAIEQLEEHAKRVGVKVIKHSYGADPAAVAYDAIQHAKARGIDVVLIDTAGRNERNRNLMDEMRKIVRVTKPDLVVFVGDSLAGNSIIEQARQFNEAVRIDGVILTKLDADARGGAALSISHAIGAPILFVGVGQGYDDLKPFDEKWFADLIFGEE